One genomic segment of Ctenopharyngodon idella isolate HZGC_01 chromosome 7, HZGC01, whole genome shotgun sequence includes these proteins:
- the LOC127515215 gene encoding uncharacterized protein LOC127515215 — MIIWAILIFWAPGVRPNHNGENVSLQTFQLGDDVTIKCFSIKSFGNTMVWYKQSIGKIPRPIAISYNYLKNIEFEDKFKNGRFNISASEGSFHLNITAMTKEDIGIYYCGTVFLNQIKFISGAYLMLKGSESKDFNMACGERPVVNGTTFKNTDNNNQKAWDPVLLCLISSNVVFVIVIITLLVDHCKRWGKRHKGSTNLTSPSCEIRDSDVNYAAVSFASAPPARRSNNRHLAEYSEVNYKSTDHMI; from the exons ATGATCATTTGGGCCATTTTGATCTTTTGGGCTC CTGGAGTCCGACCTAATCACAATGGTGAAAATGTCTCGTTACAAACATTCCAGCTGGGAGATGATGTTACAATCAAATGCTTCTCGATAAAAAGTTTTGGCAACACAATGGTTTGGTATAAACAGAGCATTGGGAAGATCCCTCGGCCTATCGCAATATCgtataattatttgaaaaatattgaatttgaggataaatttaaaaatgggAGATTCAATATTTCAGCAAGTGAAGGATCTTTTCACCTGAACATCACAGCTATGACCAAAGAGGACATCGGAATATACTATTGTGGAACAGTCTtcttgaatcaaataaaatttatCTCTGGAGCATATCTGATGctaaaag GAAGTGAATCTAAAGACTTCAATATGGCATGTGGGGAGAGACCAGTTGTGAATGGAACCACTTTTAAAAATACTG acaacaataatcaaaaagcatgggATCCTGTGCTACTTTGTTTGATATCctccaatgttgtttttgtgataGTGATTATCACACTCCTTGTTGATCACTGCAAACGCTGGGGAAAAAGGCATAAAG GATCTACAAATCTAACATCTCCATCATGTGAg attagAGATTCAGATGTGAATTATGCAGCTGTGAGTTTTGCCTCTGCTCCTCCAGCCAGAAGATCAAACAACAGACATCTGGCTGAATACAGTGAAGTGAACTACAAGTCGACAGATCATATGATTTAA